The following are from one region of the Leptospira terpstrae serovar Hualin str. LT 11-33 = ATCC 700639 genome:
- a CDS encoding GMC oxidoreductase, whose protein sequence is MSPSIPKELNYEYDFIIVGSGFGGSVSAYRLSQKGYKVLVIESGKRWKATDFPKTNWSLRKYLWMPKLGFYGIQRINLLNDFLLVSGSGVGGGSLVYACTLYVPSAKVLNSPLYAKMGGEKALLPYYDVAKHMLGVTENPQLWEPDRLLLETAKTFGKEDTFRRTPVGIYFGNKKDPKDPFFGGDGPDRDPCNFCGGCMVGCRHNAKNTLDKNYLYLAEKLGAVILPETKVTSLIPINQKGIPDPEASGEFGYELETNSTTGWFGSPKRKFHSKQVVLSAGVMGTVGLLLKMQQENKMIRLSEKLGDTVRTNSETVLPVTVPASKGVDYSKGIAITSSVHPDENTHIEPVRYSKGSDFFGVLASVMTDGGGIFPRPLKFFWTMIRHPLYFLKSHNPVGFAKNSIILLVMQTVDNSVRLVRKRRFIWPFQKSITSALSTGDPTPTYIPIANAFARKLAEIVGGIPRSSFNDTLLNAPVTGHIMGGCIVADSPERGVIDMENKVFGYKNLRVCDASMLTVNLGVNPSLTITALSERAMSLVPTKDKAPIQFLSFETKKGFDKILGSITKKTSVKKSTPVRKRVS, encoded by the coding sequence TATGAGTATGACTTTATTATAGTCGGGTCTGGTTTTGGAGGATCTGTATCCGCCTATCGGCTGTCTCAAAAAGGTTACAAGGTTTTGGTGATTGAATCGGGAAAACGTTGGAAAGCAACAGACTTTCCAAAAACCAATTGGAGTTTGAGGAAGTATCTTTGGATGCCAAAACTTGGTTTTTATGGAATCCAAAGAATCAATTTACTCAATGACTTTTTACTTGTGAGTGGATCTGGTGTTGGTGGTGGATCTTTAGTGTATGCATGTACTTTGTATGTTCCTTCCGCAAAAGTTTTGAACTCTCCTTTGTATGCAAAAATGGGTGGGGAAAAAGCTCTATTACCATATTATGATGTTGCAAAACATATGCTGGGAGTGACTGAAAATCCTCAACTTTGGGAACCAGATCGTCTTCTTTTAGAAACAGCAAAAACCTTTGGTAAGGAAGATACTTTCCGAAGAACTCCTGTGGGAATTTATTTTGGAAATAAAAAAGATCCCAAAGATCCTTTTTTTGGTGGTGATGGTCCTGATCGTGATCCTTGTAACTTCTGTGGTGGTTGTATGGTGGGTTGTCGCCATAACGCTAAAAATACTCTCGATAAGAATTATCTGTATTTAGCTGAAAAATTAGGAGCAGTCATCCTTCCCGAAACGAAAGTAACATCACTCATTCCTATCAATCAAAAAGGCATTCCTGATCCAGAAGCTAGTGGCGAATTTGGATATGAATTGGAAACCAATAGCACCACTGGTTGGTTTGGTTCTCCTAAAAGAAAATTTCACTCCAAACAAGTAGTGTTGTCTGCTGGTGTGATGGGAACAGTTGGTCTTCTCCTTAAGATGCAACAAGAAAACAAAATGATTCGTTTGTCAGAGAAGTTAGGCGATACTGTTCGAACCAATAGTGAAACTGTATTGCCAGTAACTGTTCCTGCAAGTAAGGGTGTAGATTATTCCAAAGGGATTGCGATTACTTCTTCCGTTCACCCCGATGAGAATACACATATTGAACCAGTGCGGTATTCGAAAGGATCTGATTTTTTTGGAGTGCTTGCCAGTGTGATGACAGATGGTGGTGGAATTTTTCCAAGACCACTTAAATTTTTTTGGACTATGATTCGCCATCCACTTTATTTTTTGAAATCACATAACCCCGTAGGATTTGCAAAAAATTCCATCATCTTACTTGTGATGCAGACGGTTGATAATAGCGTACGACTGGTACGAAAGAGACGATTCATTTGGCCTTTCCAAAAATCAATTACTTCTGCTCTTTCCACTGGGGATCCAACCCCAACTTACATTCCTATTGCCAATGCTTTTGCTAGAAAGTTAGCGGAGATTGTGGGTGGGATACCAAGAAGTTCTTTTAATGATACACTTCTCAATGCGCCAGTTACGGGTCATATTATGGGAGGATGTATTGTGGCAGATTCTCCAGAACGAGGAGTGATCGATATGGAAAACAAAGTGTTTGGTTATAAGAACCTTCGTGTTTGTGATGCATCCATGCTTACAGTCAACTTGGGAGTGAATCCCAGTTTGACGATAACTGCCCTTTCCGAACGAGCGATGAGTTTGGTGCCGACAAAAGACAAAGCCCCGATTCAGTTTTTATCTTTTGAAACCAAAAAAGGTTTTGATAAAATTCTTGGTTCTATCACCAAAAAAACTTCCGTTAAAAAATCGACTCCCGTGAGGAAACGTGTATCATAA